The Yersinia intermedia genome window below encodes:
- a CDS encoding DUF4942 domain-containing protein, whose amino-acid sequence MQTEPDVLTEHNELICSTSIERVVTGRDSALKQIEQLIQQLDDISRLTSEIGGGTAQDWAMKSGHRYDSWLTEKVDKAMPAITRNIDRSIWRDLMLKSGMMALMDAQARDQWHKNLEEGDLPAISEANILSTFEQLHLNKMDVFERGIINVFKGLSWDYKTNSPCSFGKKIIIIVNNLVTHNRWGFSLNWGWRRDQLADLERMLFLLDGKPIPDNRGDVTTRLMDHIRDNPSKDVYEDDFFSIRYFQKGTAHITFKRCDLTEKMNDIVAKHYPGMLAAR is encoded by the coding sequence ACTCATCTGTTCGACCAGTATCGAACGTGTAGTCACTGGACGCGATTCCGCACTAAAACAGATCGAACAACTCATTCAACAGCTTGATGACATTTCACGGCTGACCTCAGAAATTGGCGGTGGCACAGCGCAAGATTGGGCGATGAAGTCCGGGCACCGCTACGATAGCTGGCTGACTGAGAAGGTTGATAAAGCGATGCCTGCCATCACCCGCAATATTGACCGCAGTATCTGGCGCGATTTGATGCTGAAGTCCGGCATGATGGCCTTGATGGATGCTCAGGCCCGTGACCAGTGGCATAAGAACCTGGAGGAGGGCGACCTTCCTGCAATCAGCGAGGCGAATATTCTCAGCACCTTTGAGCAGTTACATCTGAACAAAATGGATGTCTTCGAACGTGGCATCATCAACGTGTTCAAAGGTCTGTCGTGGGATTATAAAACCAATAGTCCCTGTAGCTTTGGTAAAAAGATCATCATCATCGTCAACAATCTGGTTACGCATAACCGCTGGGGATTTAGTCTGAACTGGGGCTGGCGGCGGGATCAACTAGCGGACCTGGAGAGAATGTTGTTTCTGCTCGATGGCAAACCGATACCCGACAACCGTGGCGATGTCACTACACGGTTGATGGATCATATTCGGGACAACCCTTCAAAGGATGTTTACGAAGATGATTTTTTCAGTATCCGTTACTTTCAGAAGGGAACAGCGCACATCACTTTTAAACGGTGCGATCTGACAGAAAAGATGAATGATATCGTGGCGAAGCACTATCCGGGGATGCTGGCAGCGAGATGA